One [Clostridium] saccharolyticum WM1 DNA segment encodes these proteins:
- the iolD gene encoding 3D-(3,5/4)-trihydroxycyclohexane-1,2-dione acylhydrolase (decyclizing), translated as MSKTIKMTTAQALVKFLDNQYVSVDGVETKFVEGVFTIFGHGIAVGLGEALDTDPGQLKVLQGRNEQGMCHTAIAFSKQSNRKKILPCASSVGPGAANMVTACATATVNNIPLLVFPADTFASRQPDPVLQQLEQSSSLATTTNDAFKPVCKYWDRITRPEMIMSALINAMRVLTDPAETGACCIALCQDVEGESYDYPDYFFKKRVHRITRPLAVEEELEEIADILAEAKKPLVIVGGGVRYSDAGETVERFCEEFKIPFGETQGGKSACKSSHPYCLGGIGVTGTYASNVIAKDADVVIAIGTRLSDFTTSSKRLFQRENVRFVTINNSRFHAYKMDAAKAVGDAKVTVQALAEKLKERQYVSQYKNEIADAKRKWDEEMVRLGSMEYTGVDFEPNIKARDPRTIPEFVRLTGGKITQTAALAAIRRVIEEDATIITAGGSLPSCMQRMWTTDKRGGYHAEYGYSCMGYEVAATLGVKFAEPETEVYCVVGDSSFQMLHSEIMTIMQERQKVNILIFDNCGFGCINNLEMNHGIGSLATEFRYSDGKKPSGDLIPVDYAKIGEGYGLKAYTCRTIRELEEALEDAKTQKRACLFDLKVIPKTMSDGYESWWNVGIATTSEKSSVREAWEKVMEGRNEARKY; from the coding sequence ATGTCAAAAACTATAAAAATGACAACAGCACAGGCACTTGTGAAGTTCCTGGATAACCAGTATGTTTCTGTCGATGGAGTGGAAACAAAGTTCGTTGAAGGTGTTTTTACGATTTTCGGTCATGGAATCGCGGTTGGCTTGGGAGAGGCTCTGGATACGGACCCCGGACAGCTTAAGGTGCTTCAGGGAAGAAATGAGCAGGGAATGTGCCATACTGCCATTGCTTTTTCAAAACAGAGTAACCGGAAGAAAATCCTTCCATGTGCCTCATCCGTGGGACCGGGTGCCGCCAATATGGTAACAGCCTGTGCTACCGCAACAGTAAATAACATTCCGCTGCTGGTGTTTCCGGCAGATACCTTTGCTTCCCGACAGCCTGATCCGGTATTGCAGCAGTTAGAGCAAAGCAGCAGCCTGGCCACCACGACCAATGATGCGTTTAAACCGGTGTGTAAATACTGGGACAGAATCACCAGGCCGGAAATGATCATGAGCGCTTTGATCAATGCCATGCGTGTGCTGACGGACCCGGCAGAAACCGGAGCATGCTGCATTGCCCTCTGTCAGGACGTGGAAGGTGAATCCTATGATTATCCGGATTACTTCTTTAAGAAACGGGTCCACCGGATCACCAGGCCTCTTGCAGTAGAAGAAGAACTGGAGGAGATTGCAGACATCCTTGCAGAAGCGAAGAAGCCCCTTGTAATCGTAGGCGGGGGAGTCCGTTACTCCGATGCAGGAGAAACCGTAGAAAGGTTTTGTGAGGAATTTAAAATTCCCTTTGGAGAAACCCAGGGAGGGAAGAGTGCCTGTAAATCAAGCCATCCCTATTGTCTTGGCGGAATCGGAGTTACCGGGACTTATGCCTCCAATGTGATTGCAAAGGATGCAGACGTAGTCATTGCAATCGGAACCAGGCTAAGTGATTTTACCACAAGCTCAAAGCGGCTGTTCCAAAGGGAAAATGTCAGATTTGTTACCATCAATAACAGCAGATTCCATGCTTATAAAATGGATGCGGCCAAGGCTGTGGGGGATGCCAAGGTGACCGTTCAGGCCCTGGCGGAAAAACTTAAGGAAAGACAGTATGTATCCCAGTACAAAAACGAAATTGCTGATGCAAAAAGAAAATGGGATGAAGAGATGGTGCGTTTGGGCAGCATGGAATATACGGGAGTTGATTTTGAACCCAACATAAAAGCACGGGATCCCAGAACCATCCCGGAGTTTGTCCGCCTGACCGGTGGAAAAATCACTCAGACCGCAGCTCTTGCAGCGATCAGAAGAGTTATTGAGGAAGATGCTACCATCATTACGGCAGGTGGTTCCCTTCCAAGCTGTATGCAGCGTATGTGGACCACCGACAAACGGGGCGGATACCATGCAGAATACGGGTACTCCTGTATGGGATATGAAGTGGCAGCCACACTGGGGGTTAAATTTGCTGAGCCGGAAACGGAAGTTTACTGCGTTGTGGGCGATTCCAGCTTTCAGATGCTTCACAGTGAAATCATGACCATTATGCAGGAAAGGCAGAAGGTCAATATCCTGATCTTTGATAACTGCGGCTTTGGCTGCATCAATAATCTGGAAATGAACCATGGGATCGGAAGCCTTGCCACGGAATTCCGCTATTCGGATGGGAAAAAGCCCTCAGGGGATTTAATTCCCGTTGATTATGCCAAGATCGGGGAGGGCTATGGTCTGAAGGCTTATACCTGCAGAACCATCAGGGAGCTGGAAGAGGCACTGGAAGATGCCAAAACACAAAAAAGAGCCTGCCTGTTTGATTTAAAAGTAATTCCTAAAACCATGTCGGACGGATATGAATCCTGGTGGAACGTAGGAATTGCCACGACCTCGGAAAAAAGCAGTGTGAGGGAAGCGTGGGAAAAGGTCATGGAAGGTAGAAATGAAGCCAGAAAGTATTGA
- the iolC gene encoding 5-dehydro-2-deoxygluconokinase, whose product MEYVKFDETREMDLILLGRVAIDFNPAYNEYVKEEFKPLKKVHMFEKFVGGSPANIAVGVTRHGMKAGFIGKVSDDQFGEFVVDYFKEQGIDTSHITKCKNGEKLGLTFTEMLSSSESKILMYRNCIADLQLDVEDIDEAYIKKSKAILISGTALAQSPSREAALKAVMVAKRNDVRIIFDIDYRAYNWKNEDEISIYYSAVAKEADIIMGSREEFDLTEKLIRPGMTDEESAALWQGYHARIVVIKHGMKGSTAYTCDGQSFSIKPFPVEARKGFGGGDGYGSGFLYGLYQGWDIIDCLEFGSAEASMMVKSNNCSDSLPTPEEVHAFIKEEKESFGEMIARV is encoded by the coding sequence ATGGAATATGTAAAATTTGATGAAACCAGAGAAATGGACTTAATTCTTCTTGGAAGGGTAGCAATTGATTTTAATCCGGCTTACAATGAGTATGTAAAAGAGGAATTCAAGCCTTTAAAGAAGGTGCACATGTTTGAAAAGTTTGTGGGCGGCTCTCCGGCTAACATCGCCGTAGGCGTGACCAGACATGGCATGAAGGCGGGATTCATCGGGAAAGTATCCGATGACCAGTTCGGTGAATTTGTAGTGGATTATTTTAAGGAACAGGGGATTGATACTTCTCATATTACGAAATGCAAAAATGGTGAAAAGCTGGGTCTGACTTTTACAGAAATGCTTTCCTCCAGTGAAAGCAAGATTCTGATGTACCGGAACTGTATTGCTGATCTGCAGCTGGACGTAGAAGACATAGACGAAGCCTATATCAAAAAGTCAAAAGCCATTCTCATATCAGGTACGGCACTTGCACAAAGCCCGTCAAGAGAAGCTGCCCTTAAGGCGGTCATGGTGGCTAAGAGAAACGATGTCAGAATAATCTTTGATATTGATTACAGAGCCTATAACTGGAAAAATGAGGATGAAATCTCCATTTACTACTCCGCAGTCGCCAAAGAAGCTGACATTATTATGGGCTCAAGAGAAGAATTCGACTTAACGGAAAAACTGATCAGACCAGGCATGACAGACGAAGAAAGTGCGGCTCTGTGGCAGGGCTACCATGCCAGGATCGTGGTTATCAAGCATGGAATGAAGGGGTCCACCGCTTATACTTGTGACGGACAGTCATTTTCCATCAAGCCGTTCCCGGTGGAGGCCAGAAAAGGATTCGGCGGCGGCGACGGATATGGTTCAGGGTTTCTGTATGGACTGTATCAGGGCTGGGATATCATAGACTGCCTGGAATTTGGTTCGGCAGAGGCTTCCATGATGGTAAAGAGCAACAACTGTTCGGATTCCCTGCCTACGCCGGAGGAAGTACATGCATTTATAAAAGAAGAAAAGGAATCGTTTGGTGAGATGATCGCCCGTGTATAA
- a CDS encoding MgtC/SapB family protein, producing MGQAWQMLVSLAERYDLIYQTGLFFRIVVAGFFGYLIGYERKNHHKEAGMRTHAIVAMGAALMMVVSKYGFRDVPNFDASRIASQIVSGIGFLGAGVIFVKNHSVSGLTTAAGIWATAGVGMAIGAGAYYMGCGAGLFLIFTQVLLHDVPFLSREPYRGVIKFTTNQYDSVITDLFDELNNEKIRVLNMKVGKSKNSVKVELELLFPAGYGKNDLIIRWSNDKRIESISG from the coding sequence ATGGGCCAGGCTTGGCAAATGCTGGTGAGCCTAGCGGAACGGTATGACCTTATCTACCAGACGGGATTGTTTTTCAGAATAGTAGTAGCGGGATTTTTCGGATATCTGATTGGATATGAAAGAAAGAATCATCATAAAGAGGCAGGAATGAGGACCCATGCCATTGTGGCCATGGGAGCGGCTCTTATGATGGTGGTTTCCAAGTATGGGTTTCGGGATGTACCCAATTTTGACGCTTCCAGGATCGCTTCCCAGATCGTATCAGGTATCGGATTCCTGGGAGCAGGAGTGATTTTTGTTAAGAATCATTCCGTCAGCGGCCTGACCACTGCGGCAGGCATATGGGCAACTGCAGGGGTGGGAATGGCCATCGGCGCAGGCGCCTACTATATGGGGTGCGGGGCAGGCCTTTTTCTTATTTTTACCCAGGTCCTCCTCCATGACGTCCCCTTTCTCTCCAGAGAGCCTTACCGGGGCGTTATAAAGTTCACCACCAACCAGTATGACAGCGTGATAACGGATCTGTTTGATGAATTAAATAATGAAAAGATCAGAGTTTTAAATATGAAGGTGGGAAAATCCAAGAATTCCGTCAAGGTGGAGCTGGAACTTCTGTTTCCTGCCGGATATGGGAAAAATGACCTGATAATCAGGTGGTCAAATGACAAAAGGATCGAATCCATCAGCGGTTAA
- a CDS encoding ABC transporter substrate-binding protein: MKKIFMKSAAFLMASAMVLGGLTACGGKDPVAGETPAANSSSPDAGESSDGAGKTAAGGESTFTYAIAGDPGANVNVITTSDRFGLMTIKMIYSPLYMYNADGINYFLAKSIDTSDDKLTYTMHLRDDVKWSDGEKFTADDVVFTFEAMEEEKNAGWAYSQLVFPEGAVKIEKIDDYTVSLTMPFVNSAAVEMFSQIFIMPKHIYENVENFENNDVNTKPVGTGPYVMAEYSPGSYVKFTKNENYFLGAPAIDNFVYRIIENENTAMTAIQSGEVNAWIGTPAQVAQMNLEAANLTVYPYQEGRVGYMMINANRVKDENLRKAIFYALDKKAIADAALLDPQYYDLPWSFMPPNSQYFTEDVEKYEQNLDQSKELLAASGVTNPELTLAYNASDSLQSTSAIMIQEQLQKAGIKVNLTGVDSTALSQQMKKADNPYDMYFGGYIMGIDPDTFSSLFETGATYNSMHYDYPEMNELFAQGRKETDDAKRKEIYTTIQKKLQDTACFYPLYSNKRLLVVSKNVAGVEEAKLVPVYTFEDTSKLQMK, encoded by the coding sequence ATGAAAAAGATTTTTATGAAGAGTGCGGCTTTCCTGATGGCATCTGCTATGGTGCTTGGTGGTCTGACCGCTTGCGGAGGAAAGGACCCGGTGGCAGGGGAAACGCCAGCCGCCAATTCCAGTTCCCCGGATGCTGGTGAATCAAGTGACGGGGCCGGAAAAACTGCAGCAGGAGGAGAAAGCACGTTTACCTATGCCATTGCAGGTGATCCGGGAGCCAATGTAAATGTAATTACCACAAGCGACCGTTTCGGCCTGATGACCATCAAGATGATCTATTCCCCCCTGTATATGTATAATGCAGATGGAATCAATTATTTCCTGGCAAAAAGTATAGATACCTCTGATGACAAACTGACCTATACCATGCACTTAAGAGATGATGTAAAGTGGTCCGACGGAGAGAAGTTTACCGCCGATGACGTGGTCTTTACCTTTGAGGCGATGGAAGAAGAGAAGAATGCCGGCTGGGCGTATTCTCAGCTTGTATTCCCGGAAGGAGCGGTAAAGATCGAAAAGATCGATGACTATACCGTTTCCCTGACCATGCCTTTTGTCAATTCCGCCGCAGTAGAGATGTTTTCCCAGATCTTCATCATGCCAAAGCATATCTATGAAAATGTGGAGAATTTTGAAAACAATGACGTGAATACCAAGCCTGTAGGTACAGGGCCATATGTAATGGCAGAATATTCCCCAGGCTCCTATGTGAAATTCACAAAAAATGAAAATTATTTCCTTGGCGCACCTGCCATTGACAATTTCGTATACCGGATCATTGAAAATGAAAATACTGCCATGACAGCCATTCAGAGCGGAGAAGTAAATGCATGGATCGGAACGCCTGCCCAGGTGGCACAGATGAATCTGGAAGCTGCCAATTTAACGGTTTACCCATATCAGGAAGGCCGTGTGGGATATATGATGATCAATGCCAACCGGGTAAAGGATGAAAACCTCAGGAAAGCCATTTTCTATGCCCTGGATAAAAAGGCCATTGCAGACGCAGCCCTTCTGGATCCCCAGTATTATGACCTGCCCTGGAGCTTCATGCCTCCCAACAGCCAGTACTTTACTGAGGATGTGGAGAAATACGAACAGAATCTGGATCAATCCAAGGAGCTTCTAGCAGCCTCCGGTGTGACAAATCCGGAATTGACCCTTGCCTATAACGCTTCCGACAGCCTTCAGTCCACCTCAGCCATTATGATTCAGGAACAGCTTCAGAAGGCGGGAATTAAGGTGAACTTAACCGGCGTGGATTCTACTGCCCTCAGCCAGCAGATGAAGAAGGCAGACAATCCCTATGATATGTACTTTGGCGGTTATATCATGGGCATTGACCCTGATACGTTTTCAAGCCTGTTTGAAACAGGAGCCACTTACAATTCCATGCATTACGACTATCCTGAAATGAATGAACTTTTTGCTCAGGGCCGGAAGGAAACGGATGATGCAAAGCGTAAAGAAATTTATACAACCATCCAGAAGAAATTGCAGGATACCGCTTGCTTCTATCCCCTGTATTCCAACAAACGCCTTCTGGTAGTATCTAAAAACGTGGCTGGAGTTGAGGAGGCGAAGCTGGTTCCTGTTTATACCTTTGAGGACACTTCCAAGCTGCAGATGAAGTAA
- a CDS encoding 5-deoxy-glucuronate isomerase: MSELFSYPEFDSRGAKPLTKAGDGENDMMMDIAVYEMKAGDERTFSSLTDEMAVLLLTGEIRFSWENRTEWGKRNSLMEEGPYCLHVSKGIMVKVLAKADSQILVQSTGNDQAFDSVFYKPENCTNDIFGEGLWENKMKRTVRTIFDYNNAPYSNMVNGEVITHQGGWSSYTPHEHPQPEVYYYRFERPEGFGACFLGEDVFKIKDGSCAAIPGGRTHPQVTAPGFPMYYCWMIRHLPGDPWTTRTDDPRYDWIREGN, encoded by the coding sequence ATGAGTGAATTATTCAGTTATCCGGAATTCGATTCCAGAGGAGCAAAGCCCCTGACAAAAGCAGGAGATGGGGAAAATGATATGATGATGGACATTGCCGTTTATGAGATGAAGGCAGGGGATGAAAGAACCTTTTCCAGCCTGACGGATGAGATGGCAGTCCTTCTCCTGACCGGAGAGATCCGGTTTTCCTGGGAAAACAGAACGGAATGGGGAAAACGAAACAGCCTGATGGAAGAAGGGCCTTACTGCCTGCACGTTTCAAAGGGCATTATGGTGAAGGTTTTGGCAAAGGCAGACAGTCAGATCCTGGTTCAGTCCACCGGAAATGACCAGGCATTTGACAGTGTTTTTTACAAGCCTGAGAATTGCACCAATGATATTTTTGGTGAAGGACTTTGGGAAAATAAGATGAAGCGGACGGTCCGTACCATCTTTGATTATAATAACGCCCCCTACTCCAATATGGTAAACGGGGAAGTTATTACTCACCAGGGAGGCTGGTCCAGCTACACCCCTCATGAGCATCCCCAGCCTGAGGTCTATTATTACCGCTTTGAACGGCCGGAGGGCTTTGGCGCCTGCTTTCTGGGAGAGGACGTCTTTAAGATCAAAGATGGAAGCTGTGCAGCCATTCCCGGCGGCAGGACACACCCCCAGGTAACAGCACCTGGGTTTCCCATGTACTATTGCTGGATGATCCGTCATCTTCCCGGTGATCCCTGGACAACACGGACGGATGATCCCAGATACGACTGGATCAGGGAAGGAAATTAA
- the iolE gene encoding myo-inosose-2 dehydratase, whose protein sequence is MLNKEKVKLGIAPIAWTNDDLPDLGKENTFEQCVSEMALAGFTGSEVGNKYPRDVETLKKALELRGVEICNAWFSTFLISRPYEETEKEFEKHVAFLAAMGARVVGVSEQSYSTQGIQDQPVFEGKHEMDDREWNLLCEGLNRLGKLSREKYGVALTFHHHMGTVVQSAAEVERMMEGTDPDYVSLLFDSGHFAYCGEDPVAMAEKYVGRIKHVHLKDIRPEIVKRVREEKMSFLAGVRAGAFTIPGDGCVDFDPIFKVLEEASYEGYMVVEAEQDPAKANPLEYAIRARAFIAEKTGL, encoded by the coding sequence ATGTTAAACAAGGAGAAAGTAAAATTAGGAATTGCACCCATCGCATGGACCAACGATGATTTGCCGGATTTAGGGAAGGAAAATACCTTTGAACAGTGTGTCAGCGAGATGGCCCTGGCCGGATTTACCGGATCCGAGGTGGGCAACAAATACCCAAGAGATGTGGAAACTTTAAAAAAGGCATTGGAGCTTCGGGGCGTAGAGATCTGCAATGCCTGGTTTTCCACTTTTTTGATCAGCAGACCTTATGAGGAAACGGAAAAAGAATTTGAAAAGCATGTGGCGTTCCTGGCGGCCATGGGAGCCAGGGTGGTAGGTGTTTCCGAGCAGAGCTACAGCACCCAGGGAATTCAGGACCAGCCGGTGTTTGAAGGAAAGCATGAGATGGATGACAGAGAATGGAATCTGCTGTGTGAGGGCTTAAACCGCCTTGGAAAGCTTTCCAGGGAAAAATACGGGGTAGCTTTGACCTTTCATCACCATATGGGAACCGTTGTCCAGAGTGCAGCGGAGGTAGAACGCATGATGGAGGGCACCGACCCGGACTATGTGAGCCTGCTTTTTGACAGCGGCCACTTTGCATACTGCGGCGAGGACCCGGTGGCAATGGCGGAAAAATATGTGGGACGCATCAAGCATGTACATTTAAAGGATATCCGTCCGGAGATTGTAAAACGGGTGAGAGAGGAAAAGATGAGCTTCCTGGCAGGGGTACGGGCAGGGGCATTCACCATTCCGGGAGACGGCTGTGTGGACTTTGATCCGATATTTAAGGTGCTGGAGGAAGCTTCCTATGAGGGATACATGGTAGTGGAAGCAGAGCAGGATCCTGCAAAGGCAAATCCACTGGAGTATGCCATCCGCGCAAGAGCATTCATCGCCGAAAAGACCGGTCTATAA
- a CDS encoding CoA-acylating methylmalonate-semialdehyde dehydrogenase has translation MGEVKKLKYLVNGQWKESKTDKYSDAYDPSTGEVIAQVPCCTPAEVEEAVEAAKAAFPSWSSTPVIKRVQVLYKLRDLLMEHMDELTMLVAKENGKSWEEAQGDVLKAKEGTEQAISAPSLMMGESLMDASAGFDTVLYRMPLGVFAGIVPFNFPAMIPMGWMAPMCIACGNTIVLKAASFTPQSCMRIAELYKEAGLPDGVINIVTCSRKEAEILLTHPDIKGISFVGSTSVGMHIYSTAAATGKRVQALCEAKNHALVLNDAPVKRVAAGIINSSFGCAGERCMALPVVVVQEGIADALVAEIIAQAKTLKVGPAYDKSTKLGPVVNKAHRDSIVKWIEKGIEEGAELVLDGRDIVVEGYENGFYLGPTIFDHVTSDMSVGEKEIFGPVLCIKRVKTFEEGLEIMNANPYANGSVIFTQNGHYAREFARHTDGGMIGINVGIPVPVGMFPFNGKKLSFIGDLHCLGKDGYRFFTENKVVTTRWFDEETGESTNVNTWDGTI, from the coding sequence ATGGGAGAGGTAAAAAAATTAAAGTATCTTGTAAATGGTCAGTGGAAGGAATCAAAGACAGATAAGTATTCTGATGCCTACGACCCAAGTACCGGAGAAGTAATTGCCCAGGTGCCCTGCTGTACTCCGGCAGAAGTGGAAGAAGCCGTGGAAGCAGCCAAAGCGGCGTTTCCATCCTGGTCATCTACCCCTGTGATAAAAAGAGTTCAGGTACTCTATAAGCTCAGGGATTTGCTCATGGAGCATATGGACGAACTGACCATGCTGGTGGCAAAGGAAAACGGGAAAAGCTGGGAAGAGGCTCAGGGCGATGTCCTGAAAGCCAAAGAAGGAACCGAGCAGGCTATCAGTGCCCCGTCACTGATGATGGGAGAAAGCCTGATGGATGCTTCCGCCGGATTTGATACGGTGCTGTACCGTATGCCTTTAGGTGTATTTGCCGGTATTGTGCCATTTAATTTCCCTGCGATGATCCCCATGGGGTGGATGGCTCCCATGTGTATTGCCTGCGGCAATACCATCGTGCTGAAAGCCGCATCCTTTACCCCTCAGTCCTGTATGCGTATAGCGGAACTGTATAAAGAAGCTGGGCTGCCGGACGGTGTTATCAATATTGTCACCTGTTCCAGAAAGGAAGCAGAGATTCTTCTCACTCATCCGGACATCAAGGGAATCAGCTTTGTTGGTTCTACTTCTGTGGGTATGCATATTTACTCCACCGCTGCGGCTACGGGCAAAAGAGTTCAGGCTCTCTGCGAAGCAAAGAATCATGCTCTTGTTTTAAATGATGCTCCGGTCAAACGGGTAGCGGCAGGAATCATCAATTCTTCATTTGGATGCGCAGGAGAACGGTGTATGGCTCTGCCCGTTGTGGTAGTACAGGAGGGAATCGCCGACGCCCTTGTGGCGGAGATCATCGCTCAGGCAAAGACTCTTAAAGTGGGTCCGGCCTATGATAAGAGTACGAAACTGGGTCCTGTGGTAAACAAGGCTCATCGAGATTCCATTGTAAAGTGGATTGAGAAAGGAATAGAAGAAGGCGCAGAGCTTGTGCTGGATGGACGTGATATTGTAGTGGAAGGTTATGAAAACGGCTTTTATTTAGGGCCGACGATCTTTGACCATGTGACTTCTGACATGAGCGTAGGGGAAAAAGAAATCTTCGGGCCGGTGCTGTGCATCAAGAGAGTGAAGACCTTTGAAGAGGGATTGGAGATCATGAATGCCAATCCATATGCAAACGGTTCAGTAATCTTTACTCAGAACGGTCACTATGCCAGAGAGTTTGCCAGACATACGGACGGCGGTATGATCGGTATTAATGTGGGAATTCCGGTTCCGGTTGGCATGTTTCCTTTTAACGGCAAAAAACTGTCATTTATCGGGGATCTGCACTGCTTAGGCAAGGATGGATACCGGTTCTTCACAGAAAACAAAGTTGTCACCACCAGATGGTTCGACGAAGAAACCGGAGAATCCACAAATGTAAATACCTGGGATGGTACAATTTAA
- a CDS encoding class II fructose-bisphosphate aldolase → MGLVKMKELLKQASEKNRAVGAFSVGNLEMVKGAVKAAEEMNTSIILQIAEVRLPHSPLMLMGPMMVEAARNAKVDIAVHLDHGKTLPVLKQALDYGFTSVMMDGSTLPFEENMAKTLEAVRLAREYGATVEAELGLVGGSEDGSIDEGIRCTNPDDARTFCQRTGVDALAVAIGNAHGNYPVAPRLAFDVLKAIDQKLDVPLVLHGGTGITPEDFRKAIGLGIRKINIATASFDSLTKEAEQYLESEGKHDYFGLNEAMVRGVYENVRQHIRIFQCIEPLT, encoded by the coding sequence ATGGGATTAGTAAAAATGAAGGAATTGCTGAAGCAGGCCTCAGAAAAGAACCGGGCGGTGGGGGCCTTCAGTGTGGGAAACCTTGAGATGGTGAAGGGAGCTGTAAAGGCAGCGGAAGAAATGAATACCTCCATTATCTTACAGATCGCAGAAGTGCGTCTTCCCCATTCCCCTCTGATGCTGATGGGCCCTATGATGGTGGAGGCGGCGAGGAATGCAAAGGTAGATATTGCAGTTCATCTGGATCACGGCAAAACCCTCCCGGTGTTAAAACAGGCTCTGGATTATGGGTTCACCTCTGTGATGATGGATGGCTCCACCCTTCCTTTTGAAGAAAATATGGCAAAGACCTTAGAAGCGGTCAGGCTGGCCAGGGAATATGGAGCAACCGTAGAAGCGGAGCTCGGACTTGTGGGCGGCAGCGAGGATGGAAGCATTGATGAGGGAATCCGATGCACCAATCCTGACGATGCCAGAACTTTTTGCCAGAGAACCGGCGTGGATGCACTTGCAGTAGCCATCGGCAATGCTCACGGCAATTATCCGGTGGCTCCCAGACTGGCCTTTGATGTTTTGAAAGCCATTGATCAGAAGCTTGATGTACCTCTGGTCCTTCACGGCGGAACCGGAATTACTCCGGAAGACTTCCGGAAGGCCATAGGCCTTGGAATCCGGAAGATCAACATCGCAACAGCCAGCTTTGACAGTCTTACGAAGGAAGCGGAACAATACCTGGAATCAGAAGGAAAACATGATTATTTCGGACTGAATGAGGCGATGGTACGGGGAGTGTATGAGAATGTAAGGCAGCATATCCGGATCTTCCAATGTATAGAGCCGCTTACGTAA
- the iolG gene encoding inositol 2-dehydrogenase — protein sequence MVTVGIIGAGRIGKVHTTSICNLVKNGKIKTIADPFMNEETEQWAKGMGVPNTTKDYKEILADPEIDAVLICSSTNTHSPISVEAIQAGKHVFCEKPIDHDIEKIKEVMEALKGSKIKYQVGFNRRFDHNFEAVRNAVAAGKIGEPHIIKVTSRDPEPPSAEYAAVSGGMFLDMTIHDFDMVRYLAGCDAEEVYVQSAVLVDPAIGEAGDVDTAVITLKMENGALAVIDNSRRAAYGYDQRAEVFGSKGMVATSNDTESSAVLSTAEGVTGEKPLYFFLERYMQSFAKEVNCFIEAIENDTPTPLGVDDGLKPVLMGIAAKKSVQEHRPVKISEIMME from the coding sequence ATGGTAACAGTAGGAATTATTGGAGCAGGAAGAATCGGAAAGGTACATACCACCAGCATCTGCAATCTGGTAAAGAACGGAAAGATCAAGACCATTGCCGATCCGTTTATGAATGAGGAAACCGAACAATGGGCAAAAGGCATGGGAGTTCCCAACACCACCAAGGATTATAAGGAAATTTTAGCGGACCCGGAGATTGACGCCGTGTTGATCTGCTCTTCCACCAATACCCATTCCCCCATTTCCGTTGAAGCCATTCAGGCCGGAAAGCATGTATTTTGTGAAAAACCCATTGACCACGACATTGAGAAGATCAAGGAAGTGATGGAAGCCTTAAAAGGCAGTAAGATAAAATATCAGGTAGGTTTTAACCGCCGCTTTGACCACAACTTTGAGGCAGTGAGAAATGCTGTGGCAGCCGGTAAGATCGGAGAGCCGCATATCATCAAAGTGACCTCCAGAGATCCGGAGCCGCCAAGCGCCGAGTACGCAGCCGTATCCGGAGGCATGTTCCTAGATATGACCATCCATGATTTTGATATGGTCCGTTACTTAGCAGGCTGTGATGCAGAGGAAGTTTACGTTCAGTCCGCCGTACTGGTAGATCCGGCCATTGGGGAAGCAGGAGATGTGGATACGGCTGTCATTACCCTGAAAATGGAGAACGGTGCCCTTGCAGTTATTGATAACTCCAGAAGAGCCGCTTACGGCTATGACCAGAGAGCAGAGGTTTTCGGCTCCAAGGGAATGGTGGCAACCTCCAATGATACCGAATCCAGTGCAGTATTAAGCACTGCCGAAGGCGTTACCGGGGAAAAACCCTTATACTTCTTCTTAGAGCGTTACATGCAGTCCTTTGCAAAGGAAGTAAACTGCTTCATTGAAGCCATTGAGAATGATACTCCCACCCCTCTTGGCGTAGACGATGGGTTAAAGCCAGTACTCATGGGAATTGCCGCTAAAAAGTCCGTACAGGAGCACAGACCAGTAAAGATTTCAGAAATCATGATGGAATGA